In one Cloacibacillus porcorum genomic region, the following are encoded:
- a CDS encoding chromate transporter, with protein sequence MTSIPQLIFAFMQIGITAFGGGLSTLPLIEYQLVTKNGWMGVEEFNQMVAVSQVTPGPIAINAATFAGYQQAGFWGSFASTLALVAAPLMALSIILFLLQRVSPEKSKNFKLMLRPVVAGLLTLSIISPFTSTWNNGAVAIALFAVGVGLIKFSKFFKENPATMLIIFGIFGAFFLR encoded by the coding sequence ATGACGAGTATACCGCAGTTAATCTTTGCCTTTATGCAGATTGGGATAACCGCCTTTGGCGGCGGTCTTTCTACACTGCCGCTGATAGAATACCAGCTCGTGACGAAAAACGGCTGGATGGGCGTTGAGGAATTCAATCAGATGGTGGCGGTATCACAGGTCACTCCTGGCCCAATAGCAATCAACGCCGCGACCTTCGCCGGTTACCAGCAGGCCGGTTTCTGGGGATCCTTCGCCTCTACGCTCGCCCTTGTCGCAGCGCCGCTTATGGCGCTTTCCATAATCCTGTTTCTGCTGCAGCGCGTGAGCCCGGAGAAGAGCAAAAACTTTAAATTGATGCTTCGCCCGGTTGTTGCCGGACTTTTGACCCTTTCGATCATCTCGCCCTTTACCTCGACATGGAATAACGGCGCTGTGGCGATCGCTCTCTTTGCCGTGGGGGTCGGACTTATTAAATTCAGTAAGTTCTTTAAAGAAAATCCGGCGACGATGCTGATAATATTTGGAATATTCGGAGCATTCTTTCTGCGCTGA
- a CDS encoding chromate transporter yields MSLLELFVFFFRISAVTFGGGIVILGMVQLEEEKRRDIDPEVFADMVSLAASMPGPIAVSISWLMGRHYRGLIGSFVAVAGAILPPFLIILFLSPFIIKYSDVPAVKGFFRGVLAGTSAIIILVIIDNVKNALLGKWWNLVPYLLVISLIGVLNLHPLLVMAAVIAMQFIHEKVTLK; encoded by the coding sequence ATGAGCTTGCTTGAACTTTTTGTCTTCTTTTTTAGAATAAGCGCCGTTACCTTCGGTGGCGGTATCGTGATCCTCGGCATGGTTCAGCTGGAGGAGGAGAAGCGGCGTGACATCGACCCGGAGGTCTTTGCCGACATGGTCAGCCTCGCGGCTTCGATGCCTGGCCCCATCGCCGTCTCCATCTCCTGGCTCATGGGACGCCATTACCGCGGGCTTATCGGCAGCTTCGTCGCCGTTGCGGGCGCTATACTGCCGCCGTTCCTTATAATACTCTTCCTCTCTCCATTTATAATAAAGTATTCCGACGTGCCGGCGGTCAAGGGGTTTTTCCGCGGCGTCCTCGCTGGTACTAGCGCAATAATTATCCTTGTTATTATTGATAATGTTAAAAACGCCCTCCTTGGAAAATGGTGGAACCTTGTCCCATATCTGCTTGTGATTTCGCTGATCGGCGTTCTTAATCTGCACCCGCTGCTTGTTATGGCCGCGGTCATCGCGATGCAGTTCATCCATGAAAAGGTCACGTTAAAATGA
- a CDS encoding LmeA family phospholipid-binding protein — MKIKKALICALAIAIIPAAQSFAGEREMAAAREIGSLLREELSPEHVEVIVADDGKRAWIECAGAVISGIRIESMKLDAELAELPANIQDGGMELSHRITSSRGEIVLRERDVNDYFASGKSTGGFSELRFKFSPQGYSAEGKFEADVVIIKINLDLKAKGRLGLKQDGVYLEDTVIYAEGIKQPENITELVTGRVNPLLPFSKIPFPVSFSSMTMKNGEALLTGEPKKIDVGSVWRWNR, encoded by the coding sequence ATGAAGATAAAAAAGGCGCTTATCTGCGCGCTGGCGATTGCGATAATCCCGGCGGCGCAATCATTTGCTGGAGAACGGGAGATGGCGGCCGCGCGCGAGATCGGATCTCTCCTCCGCGAAGAACTTTCGCCGGAACACGTAGAGGTCATCGTCGCCGACGATGGGAAACGGGCCTGGATAGAGTGTGCCGGCGCCGTTATATCAGGAATCAGAATAGAATCGATGAAGCTTGACGCCGAACTTGCGGAGCTGCCGGCCAATATCCAAGACGGCGGCATGGAGCTTTCACACCGCATCACGTCATCGCGCGGCGAAATAGTACTAAGAGAACGAGACGTAAACGACTATTTCGCCTCCGGAAAGAGCACGGGCGGCTTTTCTGAGCTGCGTTTCAAATTTTCTCCTCAAGGCTACAGCGCCGAGGGAAAATTTGAAGCAGACGTGGTAATAATAAAGATAAATCTCGATTTGAAGGCGAAGGGACGGCTGGGACTGAAGCAGGACGGGGTATACCTCGAAGATACGGTGATCTACGCTGAGGGCATAAAACAGCCGGAAAATATCACCGAGCTGGTGACCGGCAGGGTTAATCCGCTGCTTCCTTTCTCCAAGATACCTTTTCCCGTCAGCTTCAGCAGCATGACGATGAAAAACGGCGAAGCGCTGCTGACCGGAGAACCCAAAAAGATAGATGTAGGCAGCGTCTGGCGCTGGAACCGCTGA